A genomic region of Papaver somniferum cultivar HN1 chromosome 7, ASM357369v1, whole genome shotgun sequence contains the following coding sequences:
- the LOC113294244 gene encoding uncharacterized protein LOC113294244 — translation MDRVIYIKQAKAAWDGLVSYYTASDKVKKVRLKTLKIKYELLQMESTETISDFFSKTLNIVNEMKANGDTVKDSTVVEKILRSLPEKFESKVTAIEDCNTVATMTLNELLGSLLAYEQKLIEKTVAAKQVEEALQSQVRWKSNQGKLNAGRFQGKYNNGGRSNIGGYQGIKPVDRSKVQCFNFGDFGNFATECPTPRKTSENNYKSNFKANIAESQE, via the coding sequence atggaCAGAGTTATCTATATTAAGCAAGCTAAAGCAGCATGGGATGGTTTGGTTAGCTACTACACAGCGTCTGATAAGGTCAAGAAGgttagattgaaaaccctaaagaTAAAGTATGAATTATTGCAGATGGAAAGTACTGAAACAATATCAGATTTTTTCTCAAAGACTTTGAATATTGTCAATGAGATGAAGGCTAATGGTGATACTGTAAAAGATTCAacagttgttgaaaagatattaAGAAGTTTGCCAGAAAAATTTGAATCAAAAGTAACTGCTATAGAGGACTGCAACACAGTTGCAACTATGACTCTTAATGAGTTATTGGGCTCATTACTAGCCTATGAACAAAAATTGATAGAGAAGACAGTCGctgcaaaacaagttgaagaagcACTTCAAAGTCAAGTTAGATGGAAAAGCAACCAAGGAAAACTTAATGCTGGAAGGTTTCAAGGAAAATATAACAATGGAGGAAGATCTAATATTGGAGGTTATCAAGGAATAAAACCAGTTGATAGATCAAAAGTTCAGTGTTTCAACTTTGGTGATTTTGGGAATTTTGCTACAGAGTGTCCAACACCTAGAAAGACTtctgaaaataattataaatcaaatttcAAAGCTAATATTGCTGAAAGTCAAGAATAA